In Trueperaceae bacterium, one genomic interval encodes:
- the rpsF gene encoding 30S ribosomal protein S6 — protein MTKTAQYDLNVILTPGLSDAQLQTEKDAIQAQLDKAEGEVVELDEWGTQRLAYPIRKLNEGYYLIYKVTLPLDTPKTIEGSLRQRDNVMRVLVVRDRPEWRTLKKPDTPSEAATAAD, from the coding sequence ATGACGAAGACCGCGCAGTACGACCTCAACGTGATCCTCACGCCGGGGCTGTCCGACGCACAGCTCCAGACGGAGAAGGATGCGATTCAGGCGCAGCTCGACAAGGCCGAGGGCGAGGTCGTGGAGCTGGACGAGTGGGGCACGCAACGCTTGGCCTACCCGATCCGGAAACTGAACGAAGGCTACTACCTGATCTACAAGGTGACGTTGCCGCTGGACACCCCCAAGACCATCGAGGGGTCGCTCCGGCAGCGCGACAACGTCATGCGGGTTCTGGTCGTTCGCGACCGCCCCGAATGGCGCACGCTGAAGAAGCCCGACACCCCGAGCGAGGCCGCCACCGCGGCCGACTGA
- the ssb gene encoding single-stranded DNA-binding protein produces MARGLNHVMMAGTLVQEPEMRYTPGGLAILELNLAGNDHVIGDDGKERELAWYHRATVFGNQAEMLADQLHAGDPVFVEGRLDYRSWESQEGQKRSALDVVATRVEGLTFGPRRGETTVSDARGQQRLRDALNEVSIIGNLTRDAELRYTPSGAAVTRFSVAVNERYRDRKGEDQERTHYVDVNVWRELAEGCADLAKGAPVYAVGRLVNDSWTDRDGNRRFTTRIEGSRVEFLTRGPGGGGSGTRRGPSPTPDSGGDARGAQANEGGRLDIDDEFPPEEDLPF; encoded by the coding sequence ATGGCACGAGGACTGAACCACGTGATGATGGCCGGAACGCTGGTGCAGGAGCCGGAGATGCGCTACACCCCGGGTGGGTTGGCGATCCTCGAGCTGAACCTGGCCGGCAACGACCACGTGATCGGCGACGACGGCAAGGAACGCGAACTGGCCTGGTACCACCGGGCGACGGTGTTCGGGAACCAGGCCGAGATGCTCGCCGACCAACTTCACGCAGGCGACCCCGTGTTCGTCGAAGGCCGGCTGGACTACCGCTCCTGGGAGAGCCAGGAGGGCCAGAAACGCTCGGCGCTCGACGTCGTGGCGACGCGCGTGGAGGGGCTGACGTTCGGCCCGCGGCGGGGGGAGACGACCGTCTCCGACGCTCGCGGCCAACAGCGCCTGCGCGACGCCCTGAACGAGGTCTCGATCATCGGCAACCTCACCCGCGACGCGGAGTTGCGCTACACGCCTTCGGGCGCGGCGGTCACGCGGTTCAGCGTGGCGGTCAACGAGCGCTACCGCGACCGCAAAGGCGAAGACCAGGAACGGACCCACTACGTGGACGTCAACGTCTGGCGCGAACTCGCCGAGGGGTGTGCCGATCTCGCCAAGGGGGCTCCCGTGTATGCGGTGGGTCGCCTGGTGAACGACTCGTGGACGGACCGTGACGGAAACCGGCGCTTCACGACGCGGATCGAAGGGTCGCGCGTGGAGTTCCTCACCCGCGGTCCCGGAGGTGGTGGATCCGGGACCCGCCGCGGACCGTCGCCGACCCCCGACTCGGGGGGCGACGCCCGCGGCGCCCAGGCGAATGAGGGTGGCCGGCTCGACATCGACGACGAATTCCCACCTGAGGAGGATTTGCCCTTCTGA
- the rpsR gene encoding 30S ribosomal protein S18 — protein sequence MPREARGGSRRGRGGGRRGRRPKVCPFCTGELEITAYHDTRMVRRFISDTAKILPRRRSGVCAKHQRRLATTVKRARMLALVPISEKLVRK from the coding sequence ATGCCACGCGAAGCGAGAGGCGGCTCCCGCCGCGGCCGCGGAGGCGGCCGCCGCGGCCGCAGACCCAAGGTATGCCCGTTCTGTACGGGTGAGCTCGAGATCACCGCGTACCACGACACGCGGATGGTTCGGCGCTTCATCAGCGATACCGCGAAGATCCTGCCGCGCCGCCGGTCGGGCGTGTGCGCCAAGCACCAGCGTCGCCTGGCGACGACGGTAAAGCGCGCCCGGATGCTGGCGCTGGTGCCGATCAGCGAGAAGTTGGTGCGCAAGTGA
- the rplI gene encoding 50S ribosomal protein L9: MNVILLEPVTNLGEAGDVVTVKPGYARNWLVPQGLALPATNANRAELQARLAQRARQLSERKADAERLKEMLADAAVEIRVKAGEERIYGSVGNKDIAEALKTAYDVEVDRRKIELGEPIKTVGEHEVPYRPHPEVDIDLRVVVVADA; this comes from the coding sequence GTGAACGTGATCCTGCTGGAGCCGGTGACGAACCTCGGCGAGGCGGGGGACGTCGTCACCGTCAAGCCCGGCTACGCCCGCAACTGGCTGGTGCCGCAGGGCCTGGCGTTGCCCGCGACGAACGCGAACCGCGCGGAACTCCAGGCGCGGTTGGCGCAGCGCGCGCGGCAGTTGTCCGAACGCAAGGCCGACGCCGAACGCCTCAAGGAGATGCTGGCCGACGCCGCGGTGGAGATCCGCGTCAAGGCCGGCGAGGAGCGCATCTACGGCTCGGTCGGCAACAAGGACATCGCCGAAGCGCTCAAGACGGCGTACGACGTCGAGGTCGACCGCCGCAAGATCGAGCTCGGCGAACCGATCAAGACCGTTGGTGAGCACGAGGTGCCCTACCGGCCGCACCCGGAGGTCGACATCGACCTCCGGGTCGTGGTCGTCGCGGACGCCTGA
- the pyk gene encoding pyruvate kinase: MKQARRTKIVATLGPATSDEARIEALVAAGVDLFRLNFSHGRHEVHEANVERIRTVAQRAGRAVGILQDLQGPKIRVATFAEGAVELVEGAPFVLDCADDTPGDATRVGVTYPGLCADVAAGDVLLLDDGRLALEVERTGDAQVHARVTLGGTLSNNKGINIPGADLSTPALTDKDVEDLEFGVTLGVDWVAMSFVRSREDLLLGRHYLARAGSEANLMAKIEKPSAVERFQEILREVDGVMVARGDLGVELAPERVPQVQKRLIRESIEAGKPVVTATQMLESMIHAPTPTRAEASDVANAIYDGTDAIMLSGETAVGDYPVEAVEMMDRIARTVEHDAGYKAAIREHVPAPDDTTADAVSHGACEMAHSLSAGLIVSFTASGTTASRVSRNRPYAPILAITPSERSYRQLAVSWGVVPFFGADIGSTDDMVDTSIAAIRDSDLLEPGERFVITAGVPFGTRGSTNLIRVERFR; this comes from the coding sequence GTGAAGCAGGCCCGCCGCACCAAGATCGTCGCCACCCTCGGGCCCGCCACGAGCGACGAGGCGCGCATCGAAGCGCTCGTCGCGGCCGGCGTCGACCTGTTCCGCCTCAACTTCTCGCACGGCCGGCACGAGGTGCACGAAGCGAACGTCGAACGCATCCGCACCGTCGCCCAGCGCGCCGGCCGCGCCGTCGGCATCCTCCAGGACCTGCAGGGCCCCAAGATCCGCGTCGCGACGTTCGCCGAGGGCGCCGTCGAGCTCGTGGAGGGCGCCCCCTTCGTCCTCGATTGCGCCGACGACACCCCCGGTGACGCCACCCGGGTCGGGGTGACCTACCCGGGCCTGTGCGCCGACGTCGCGGCGGGCGACGTCCTGCTGCTCGACGACGGCCGTCTCGCGCTCGAGGTGGAACGCACCGGCGACGCGCAGGTCCACGCCCGCGTGACGCTCGGGGGGACCCTGTCCAACAACAAGGGCATCAACATCCCCGGCGCCGACCTCTCCACCCCCGCCCTGACCGACAAGGACGTCGAGGACCTGGAGTTCGGCGTGACGTTGGGCGTCGATTGGGTCGCCATGAGTTTCGTCCGCAGCCGCGAGGACCTGCTCCTCGGACGGCACTACCTCGCCCGCGCGGGGTCCGAAGCGAACCTCATGGCGAAGATCGAGAAACCCAGCGCCGTCGAACGCTTCCAGGAGATCCTGCGCGAGGTGGACGGCGTCATGGTGGCGCGCGGCGACCTCGGCGTGGAGCTCGCGCCCGAACGCGTCCCCCAAGTCCAGAAGCGCCTGATCCGCGAGAGCATCGAGGCCGGCAAACCGGTCGTCACCGCCACGCAGATGCTCGAATCCATGATCCACGCCCCCACCCCCACCCGCGCCGAAGCTTCCGACGTCGCCAACGCCATCTACGACGGGACCGACGCCATCATGCTGTCGGGGGAGACCGCCGTCGGGGACTACCCGGTGGAGGCGGTCGAGATGATGGACCGCATCGCCCGCACCGTCGAGCACGACGCGGGCTACAAGGCCGCCATCCGCGAGCACGTCCCCGCACCCGACGACACGACGGCGGACGCCGTGTCGCACGGCGCCTGCGAAATGGCGCACAGCCTGTCGGCCGGCCTGATCGTCAGCTTCACGGCCAGCGGCACGACCGCCTCCCGCGTCTCGCGCAACCGCCCCTACGCCCCGATCCTCGCGATCACGCCCAGCGAGCGGTCCTACCGCCAGCTGGCGGTCTCGTGGGGCGTCGTGCCGTTCTTCGGGGCCGACATCGGCTCGACCGACGACATGGTCGACACGTCGATCGCCGCCATTCGCGACAGCGACCTGCTCGAGCCCGGCGAGCGGTTCGTCATCACGGCCGGCGTCCCCTTCGGGACGCGCGGCTCGACGAACCTCATTCGCGTCGAACGCTTCCGCTGA
- the eno gene encoding phosphopyruvate hydratase, whose protein sequence is MTIIEDVRALELLDSRGNPTVAATVHLVGGVSARAAVPSGASTGQHEAVELRDGGDRYLGKGVQQAVRNVEERIAPEIIGFDALDQAGLDAHLRALDGTPNKSELGANALLAVSLAAARAVASTLEMPLYRYLGGVGSVTLPVPMMNVINGGEHADNNVDMQEFMLAPVGFERFSDALRAGVETFHHLKKVLAGRGYATAVGDEGGFAPNLTGNEEAIEVILEAIQAAGYQPGEQIAIGLDPASTEFHADGAYHLASENATLSPQEMIDYWADWVKRHPIISIEDGLAEDDWANWATLTSTVGATTQLVGDDLFVTNTERLARGIREGVGNAILVKVNQIGTLSESMAAIDLALRNGYGAMISHRSGETEDAFIADLAVAVNAGQIKTGSASRSDRLAKYNRLLEIEAELGDDARFLGREAFAR, encoded by the coding sequence ATGACCATCATCGAAGACGTGCGAGCGCTGGAACTCCTCGACTCGCGCGGCAACCCCACCGTCGCCGCCACGGTCCACCTCGTCGGCGGCGTCAGCGCCCGCGCCGCGGTGCCGTCGGGCGCCTCGACGGGGCAACACGAAGCGGTCGAGCTCCGCGACGGCGGCGACCGCTACCTCGGCAAGGGCGTCCAGCAGGCGGTCCGCAACGTCGAGGAACGCATCGCGCCGGAGATCATCGGCTTCGACGCCCTCGACCAGGCCGGCCTGGACGCGCACCTGCGCGCCCTCGACGGCACCCCGAACAAGAGCGAGCTCGGGGCCAACGCCCTCCTCGCCGTGTCGCTCGCCGCGGCCCGCGCCGTCGCGTCGACCCTCGAGATGCCGCTCTACCGGTACCTCGGAGGCGTCGGGAGCGTCACCCTCCCGGTCCCGATGATGAACGTCATCAACGGCGGCGAGCACGCCGACAACAACGTCGACATGCAGGAGTTCATGCTCGCCCCCGTCGGCTTCGAACGCTTCTCCGACGCGCTTCGCGCCGGAGTGGAGACCTTCCACCACCTCAAGAAGGTCCTCGCCGGGCGCGGGTACGCCACCGCCGTCGGCGACGAGGGCGGGTTCGCCCCGAACCTCACCGGCAACGAGGAGGCCATCGAGGTGATCCTCGAAGCGATCCAGGCCGCCGGGTACCAGCCGGGCGAACAGATCGCGATCGGTCTCGACCCCGCCAGCACCGAGTTCCACGCCGACGGGGCCTACCACCTGGCCTCCGAGAACGCCACGCTGTCCCCGCAGGAGATGATCGACTACTGGGCGGACTGGGTGAAGCGCCACCCGATCATCTCGATCGAGGACGGCCTCGCCGAGGACGACTGGGCGAACTGGGCGACCCTGACCTCCACCGTGGGCGCCACCACCCAACTCGTCGGCGACGACCTGTTCGTGACGAACACCGAACGCCTCGCGCGCGGCATCCGCGAAGGGGTCGGCAACGCCATCCTCGTCAAGGTCAACCAGATCGGGACGCTCAGCGAATCGATGGCCGCCATCGATCTCGCCCTGCGCAACGGCTACGGCGCCATGATCAGCCACCGGTCGGGGGAGACCGAGGACGCCTTCATCGCCGACCTCGCCGTCGCCGTCAACGCCGGACAGATCAAGACCGGCTCCGCGTCGCGCAGCGACCGCCTCGCGAAGTACAACCGCCTCCTCGAGATCGAAGCGGAGCTCGGCGACGACGCCCGCTTCCTCGGCCGCGAGGCGTTCGCACGGTGA
- the dnaN gene encoding DNA polymerase III subunit beta: MNVQVATKRLADALNHVERIVPTRNATPGTNLLRIDLTPESVVLSGTNLDLDVEATLPADVRGDGTFALPAHVFAQVVRAVPGDEVTLEATDGELSITSGDFATRLQLVDPDNAPRPTFPDAYPGTLPAKALATALGRVRYAAAVAEYQAIFRGVKLELGDATVRAIATDGFRLAYADVPEASGVQGEPIVPARSVDELAKVLNDGDVDLAVDDTQFAIRTDTVRMSAKLMEGTFPDYKRVIPDAFPVTLTLEAADLRDAVNRVAVMADKTANNRVDLFVKDGTLQITAEGAYGRAQEAVRVEQAGSDPEMALAYNAKYLTDALAPLDGALRLDLSGATSPSVLSDPSDATYLAMVVPLRTG; this comes from the coding sequence ATGAACGTCCAAGTCGCCACGAAACGCCTCGCCGATGCGCTGAACCACGTCGAACGCATCGTGCCTACCCGCAACGCCACCCCCGGCACCAACCTGCTTCGCATCGACCTCACGCCGGAATCGGTGGTCCTGAGCGGCACGAACCTCGATCTCGACGTCGAAGCGACCCTGCCCGCCGACGTGCGCGGCGACGGCACCTTCGCCCTCCCCGCCCACGTCTTCGCGCAGGTCGTGCGCGCGGTCCCCGGCGACGAGGTCACCCTCGAAGCGACCGACGGCGAACTCTCGATCACGAGCGGCGACTTCGCGACCCGCCTCCAACTCGTCGACCCCGACAACGCCCCCCGCCCGACGTTCCCCGACGCCTACCCCGGCACCCTCCCGGCGAAGGCGCTCGCGACCGCCCTCGGCCGCGTCCGCTACGCCGCCGCCGTCGCGGAGTACCAAGCGATCTTCCGCGGTGTGAAGCTCGAACTCGGGGACGCCACGGTCCGCGCCATCGCCACCGACGGCTTCCGCCTCGCCTACGCCGACGTGCCCGAAGCGAGCGGCGTTCAAGGGGAACCGATCGTGCCTGCGCGCAGCGTCGACGAACTCGCGAAGGTCCTGAACGACGGCGACGTCGACCTCGCCGTGGACGACACGCAGTTCGCGATCCGCACCGACACCGTCCGCATGAGCGCGAAATTGATGGAAGGCACCTTCCCCGACTACAAGCGCGTCATTCCCGACGCCTTCCCCGTCACCCTCACGCTCGAAGCGGCCGACCTGCGCGACGCCGTGAACCGCGTCGCCGTGATGGCCGACAAGACCGCCAACAACCGCGTCGACCTGTTCGTCAAGGACGGCACCCTGCAGATCACCGCCGAAGGCGCGTACGGGCGTGCACAGGAGGCGGTCCGCGTCGAGCAGGCCGGCAGCGACCCGGAGATGGCGCTGGCGTACAACGCCAAGTACCTCACCGACGCCCTCGCCCCCCTCGACGGCGCCCTCCGCCTGGACCTGTCCGGCGCCACCAGCCCCAGCGTGTTGAGCGACCCGAGCGACGCGACCTACCTCGCGATGGTCGTCCCGCTGCGAACCGGCTGA
- the dnaA gene encoding chromosomal replication initiator protein DnaA gives MTQEHAIWDDILEYVQGEIPSVEFRTWFQQVRPLGVENGAYMIGVPHSFARDWLKTHYTPVLETALRDLGAPSPRVGFQVVGFSKNEQPDIFAGDDGAGSRETAPAAPPKPRVALNPKYVFSNFVVGPNNNLAHAAALAVAESPGEAYNPLFLYGEAGLGKTHLMHAVGHAVLGRYDGLEVAYVTTESFTNDLITAIREDRMVAFRDRYRSIDILLVDDVQFIAGKERTQEEFFHTFNALYESGKQLIVSSDRPPKDIPTLENRLRSRFEWGLITDIQAPDLETRIAILKMNAEYRGVKVPDEVIDFIARHAISNIRELEGALVRVIVYASMNGVTMSREVAAEALSDVFEASDATPTMADVLRLTADRFGVAVSDLTSKGRRQELVTPRQVAMYLIRETTSHSLPEIGAFFGGRDHSTVLYAVKKVHERLEAEPELRKATDDVRAKLV, from the coding sequence ATGACCCAAGAGCACGCGATCTGGGACGACATACTCGAGTACGTGCAGGGGGAGATCCCCAGCGTGGAGTTCCGCACCTGGTTTCAACAGGTCCGGCCGCTCGGCGTGGAGAACGGCGCGTACATGATCGGCGTGCCGCACTCCTTCGCCCGCGACTGGCTCAAGACCCACTACACGCCGGTGCTCGAGACCGCCCTGCGCGACCTGGGCGCCCCGTCGCCGCGCGTCGGCTTCCAGGTCGTCGGCTTCAGCAAGAACGAACAACCCGACATCTTCGCCGGCGACGACGGCGCCGGTTCGCGGGAGACCGCTCCGGCGGCGCCGCCGAAACCCCGCGTCGCGCTGAACCCCAAGTACGTCTTCAGCAACTTCGTCGTGGGCCCCAACAACAACCTCGCGCACGCCGCGGCGCTCGCCGTCGCCGAATCGCCGGGGGAGGCGTACAACCCGCTGTTCCTGTACGGGGAGGCGGGCCTCGGCAAGACGCACCTGATGCACGCCGTCGGGCACGCCGTCCTGGGCCGCTACGACGGCCTCGAGGTGGCGTACGTGACGACCGAGTCGTTCACGAACGACCTGATCACCGCCATTCGCGAGGACCGCATGGTCGCCTTCCGCGACCGGTATCGGTCGATCGACATCCTGCTCGTCGACGACGTCCAGTTCATCGCCGGCAAGGAGCGCACGCAGGAGGAGTTCTTCCACACCTTCAACGCGCTGTACGAGTCCGGCAAACAGCTGATCGTCAGCTCCGACCGGCCGCCCAAGGACATCCCCACCCTCGAGAACCGGCTGCGCAGCCGCTTCGAGTGGGGGTTGATCACCGACATCCAGGCGCCCGACCTCGAGACGCGCATCGCGATCCTGAAGATGAACGCGGAGTACCGCGGCGTGAAGGTCCCCGACGAGGTGATCGACTTCATCGCGCGGCACGCGATCAGCAACATCCGCGAGCTCGAGGGGGCGTTGGTGCGCGTGATCGTCTACGCCAGCATGAACGGCGTGACGATGTCCCGCGAGGTCGCCGCGGAGGCCCTCTCCGACGTCTTCGAAGCCAGCGACGCGACGCCGACGATGGCCGACGTCCTGCGCCTCACCGCCGACCGCTTCGGGGTGGCGGTGTCCGACCTGACCAGCAAGGGCCGTCGCCAGGAGCTGGTGACGCCGCGCCAGGTCGCGATGTACCTCATCCGCGAGACGACGTCGCACTCGCTGCCCGAGATCGGCGCGTTCTTCGGGGGGCGCGACCACTCGACGGTCCTGTACGCGGTCAAGAAGGTGCACGAACGCCTGGAGGCCGAACCGGAGTTGCGCAAAGCGACGGACGACGTGCGCGCCAAACTGGTCTGA
- the mnmG gene encoding tRNA uridine-5-carboxymethylaminomethyl(34) synthesis enzyme MnmG produces the protein MKYDVVVVGGGHAGIEAAVAAARLGARTAMALPQPDRIGLMPCNPAVGGPGKSQLVYEIHALGGVMGELADATAIHARTLNASKGPAVQSLRVQNERDGYASAARERVFGTDGVEMVRGEVAELLVEDGRIVGVGMVDGRRVEAGAVVLSTGTFLAGVVWYGRKSRAAGRQGEAPARHLSHSLRATGHDLARYKTGTPPRVRSDSVDFSVLDEVPADDPPGSFSGTPGPRAAESPTWLTRTTPETHALIHANLDASPMYGGGIDGTGPRYCPSIEDKVVKFADKDRHLLFVEPDGIHTSEVYLQGFSSSLPPALQDAMVRTLPGFEQAAIQRYAYAVEYDALDPSQLEVTLMSKRAPGLFTAGQINGTSGYEEAAAQGLIAGVNAARWASGADAVTLRRDQGYLGVLLDDLVRWGTYEPYRMLTSRNEYRLLHRQDNADERLAPVGHAWGLQSDARARAVAASSARVHAEVERLGRLRDGPDDGHKALRRPGATYAEVLARFGAEPAGLSPAEVRRVEILVGYDAYIERSRKHLEARAGYERLSLDGVAFDRVPSLSNEGRETLERGRPPTLGAAQRLQGVRDSDVTALLVHLKRAGRVSRETPAGA, from the coding sequence GTGAAGTACGACGTCGTCGTGGTCGGAGGGGGCCACGCCGGAATCGAGGCCGCCGTCGCCGCCGCCCGGTTGGGTGCGCGGACGGCGATGGCGTTGCCGCAGCCCGACCGCATCGGCCTCATGCCGTGCAACCCGGCGGTCGGGGGGCCCGGCAAGTCGCAACTCGTGTACGAGATCCACGCCCTGGGTGGCGTGATGGGGGAGCTGGCGGATGCGACCGCCATCCACGCGCGCACCCTGAACGCCAGCAAGGGGCCCGCGGTGCAGTCGCTCCGCGTGCAGAACGAGCGCGACGGCTACGCCAGCGCCGCCCGCGAGCGGGTGTTCGGCACCGACGGCGTCGAGATGGTCCGCGGCGAGGTGGCCGAACTGCTGGTGGAGGACGGCCGCATCGTGGGCGTCGGCATGGTCGACGGCCGCCGCGTGGAGGCGGGGGCGGTGGTGCTGTCCACCGGCACGTTCCTGGCCGGCGTCGTCTGGTACGGCCGCAAGAGCCGGGCGGCGGGACGCCAGGGGGAGGCGCCGGCCCGCCACCTCTCGCACAGCCTCCGCGCGACCGGGCACGACCTGGCGCGCTACAAGACCGGCACGCCCCCCCGCGTGCGGTCGGACAGCGTCGATTTCTCGGTCTTGGACGAGGTGCCGGCCGACGACCCCCCCGGCTCGTTCAGCGGGACGCCGGGCCCGCGGGCGGCGGAGAGCCCGACCTGGTTGACGCGCACGACGCCCGAAACGCACGCGCTGATCCACGCGAACCTCGACGCGTCGCCGATGTACGGCGGGGGGATCGACGGGACGGGCCCGCGCTACTGTCCGTCGATCGAGGACAAGGTCGTCAAGTTCGCCGACAAGGACCGGCACCTGCTGTTCGTCGAGCCGGACGGGATCCACACCAGTGAGGTGTACCTGCAGGGGTTCTCCTCGTCGTTGCCGCCGGCGCTGCAGGACGCGATGGTGCGGACGCTCCCGGGGTTCGAGCAGGCGGCGATCCAGCGCTACGCCTACGCCGTCGAGTACGACGCGTTGGACCCCAGCCAGCTCGAGGTGACGCTCATGTCGAAGCGGGCGCCCGGGCTGTTCACCGCGGGGCAGATCAACGGCACCAGCGGCTACGAGGAGGCGGCGGCCCAGGGCCTGATCGCCGGCGTCAACGCCGCGCGGTGGGCGTCCGGCGCCGACGCCGTCACCCTGCGCCGGGACCAGGGGTACCTCGGCGTCCTCCTCGACGACCTCGTCCGCTGGGGGACCTACGAGCCGTACCGGATGCTGACCAGCCGCAACGAGTACCGCCTCCTGCACCGGCAGGACAACGCCGACGAGCGCCTCGCGCCGGTCGGCCACGCGTGGGGGCTGCAGAGCGACGCGCGCGCCCGCGCCGTGGCGGCGTCGAGCGCCCGCGTGCACGCCGAGGTCGAACGCCTCGGGCGGTTGCGCGACGGCCCCGACGACGGCCACAAGGCGTTGCGGCGGCCGGGGGCGACGTACGCCGAGGTGCTGGCGCGCTTCGGGGCCGAGCCCGCGGGGTTGTCGCCGGCCGAGGTCCGGCGCGTCGAGATCCTCGTCGGCTACGACGCCTACATCGAGCGCAGCCGCAAGCACCTCGAGGCGCGCGCCGGGTACGAGCGCCTATCCCTCGACGGCGTCGCCTTCGATCGCGTGCCCAGCCTCTCGAACGAGGGCCGCGAGACGCTCGAGCGGGGCCGGCCGCCGACGCTCGGTGCGGCGCAGCGCCTGCAGGGGGTGCGCGACAGCGACGTCACGGCGTTGCTCGTCCACCTCAAACGCGCGGGTCGTGTTTCACGTGAAACGCCGGCCGGCGCCTGA
- a CDS encoding RsmG family class I SAM-dependent methyltransferase: MFHVKRRPAPDVAAALARYRAQIERYHATLDLMSPAGLADLDRHLADARAYADLAADLDPAPRRALDLGSGVGLPGVVLAASVEDLPVELVERRAKRATFLRLAVAAVGADAQVVVGDVRRTAGPPVDLVTAQAVAPFADVYALVRHRLAPDAVLMARKGDAWRAEVDALAEAADGASVEVVAERPASGRGILLAVRVRGGGG, from the coding sequence GTGTTTCACGTGAAACGCCGGCCGGCGCCTGACGTCGCGGCCGCGCTGGCGCGGTACCGCGCGCAGATCGAGCGCTACCACGCCACCCTGGACCTGATGTCCCCCGCGGGCCTCGCGGATCTCGACCGCCACCTGGCCGACGCCCGGGCCTACGCCGACCTCGCCGCCGACCTCGACCCCGCCCCGCGCCGGGCGCTGGACCTGGGGTCCGGCGTGGGGCTGCCGGGGGTCGTCCTTGCCGCCAGCGTCGAGGACCTCCCGGTCGAGCTCGTCGAGCGGCGCGCGAAGCGGGCGACGTTCCTGCGGCTCGCCGTCGCCGCGGTGGGCGCCGACGCGCAGGTCGTCGTCGGCGACGTGCGACGCACGGCGGGGCCCCCGGTCGACCTCGTCACCGCCCAGGCGGTGGCGCCGTTCGCCGACGTGTACGCGCTCGTGCGCCACCGCCTGGCGCCCGACGCCGTCCTGATGGCGCGCAAGGGCGACGCGTGGCGCGCGGAGGTCGACGCGCTCGCCGAGGCCGCCGACGGCGCGTCGGTCGAGGTCGTGGCCGAGAGGCCGGCGTCGGGCCGTGGTATCCTCCTGGCCGTGCGCGTGCGGGGAGGCGGAGGCTGA
- a CDS encoding ParA family protein produces MTNQKGGVGKTTTAVNLAAALAERRRVLLVDLDPQANATSGVGIEAPEHHVYDVLVGNVSARRAAVKAEGDGDLWVLPAAPDLAGAAVELDTESEDLRRLSKVILAVRPTYDFVVIDAPPSIGALTLNALVASDALIVPLQTEYYALEGIAAMMETIRRVQGSLHPELRILGILLTMLDARTRLSGQVEANVRQHFGDEVFDVTIPRNVRLAEAPSYGAPIFDYAPESQGAAAYRALAEEVTRRARQG; encoded by the coding sequence GTGACCAACCAAAAAGGGGGCGTGGGCAAGACCACGACCGCGGTGAACCTCGCCGCGGCGCTCGCCGAGCGCCGCCGGGTGCTGTTGGTCGACCTCGACCCGCAGGCGAACGCCACGTCGGGCGTCGGTATCGAGGCCCCCGAGCACCACGTCTACGACGTCCTCGTCGGCAACGTCTCGGCGCGCCGCGCGGCGGTGAAGGCGGAGGGGGACGGCGACCTGTGGGTCCTGCCGGCCGCCCCGGACCTGGCCGGCGCGGCGGTGGAGCTCGACACCGAGAGCGAGGACCTCCGGCGCCTGTCGAAGGTCATCCTGGCGGTCCGGCCGACGTACGACTTCGTCGTCATCGACGCGCCGCCGTCGATCGGGGCGTTGACCCTCAACGCCCTCGTCGCCAGCGACGCGTTGATCGTGCCGCTGCAGACCGAGTACTACGCGCTCGAGGGGATCGCGGCGATGATGGAGACGATCCGCCGGGTGCAGGGGTCGCTGCACCCGGAGTTGCGGATCCTCGGCATCCTGTTGACGATGCTGGACGCCCGGACGCGGTTGTCCGGCCAAGTGGAGGCGAACGTGCGGCAGCATTTCGGCGACGAGGTCTTCGACGTCACGATCCCACGCAACGTGCGGCTCGCGGAGGCGCCGTCGTACGGCGCGCCGATCTTCGACTACGCCCCCGAATCGCAGGGGGCGGCGGCGTACCGCGCCCTCGCCGAGGAGGTGACCCGCCGTGCCCGCCAAGGCTAG